In a genomic window of Lycium ferocissimum isolate CSIRO_LF1 chromosome 9, AGI_CSIRO_Lferr_CH_V1, whole genome shotgun sequence:
- the LOC132029573 gene encoding thermospermine synthase ACAULIS5-like codes for MGSEALEFFSCENGFCYEPKHITMEESDLPIHDGSWFEEEIDVDLKWSFALNSVLHKGTSEYQDIALLDTKHFGKVLVIDGKMQSAEVDEFIYHECLIHPPLLCHPNPKNVFIMGGGEGSAAREALRHKSMEKVVMCDIDQEVVDFCKKHLTANHEAFGNKKLNLVINDAKAELEQRQEKFDIIVGDLADPVEGGPCYQLYTKSFYKNILKPKLNDNGIFITQAGPAGVFTHKEVFSSIYNTIKQVFKYVLAYTAHVPSFADTWGWVMASDQPFCLDAGKLDKKIAERIEGELLYLNGASFFSSTILNKTVAKTLKNESHVYTEDDARFIHGHGVAFRN; via the exons ATGGGAAGTGAAGCTTTGGAGTTTTTTTCTTGTGAAAATGGTTTTTGCTATGAACCAAAACACATAACTATGGAGGAGAGTGATCTTCCTATTCATGATGGTTCTTGGTTTGAAGAAGagattgatgttgatctcaaaTGGTCTTTTGCTTTGAACAG TGTGCTGCACAAAGGAACAAGCGAGTACCAAGATATTGCTCTTTTGGACACCAAGCATTTCGGGAAG GTATTGGTGATAGATGGGAAGATGCAGAGTGCAGAAGTGGATGAATTTATATATCATGAATGTCTCATTCATCCACCTCTCTTATGTCACCCAAA CCCCAAAAATGTGTTCATAATGGGAGGTGGTGAAGGGTCTGCCGCAAGGGAAGCTCTCAGACACAAAtctatggagaaagttgtcatGTGTGACATTGATCAG GAGGTTGTTGATTTCTGCAAGAAGCATCTCACAGCAAACCATGAGGCTTTTGGTAACAAGAAGCTTAACTTGGTCATTAACGATGCCAA AGCTGAGCTAGAGCAGAGGCAAGAAAAGTTTGATATCATAGTGGGGGATTTAGCTGATCCAGTTGAAGGAGGACCTTGTTACCAACTTTACACCAAATCTTTCTATAAAAACATCCTTAAACCTAAGCTTAACGACAATGGCATCTTCATTACTCAG GCTGGACCAGCAGGGGTTTTCACACACAAGGAAGTTTTCTCGTCCATTTACAATACAATCAAGCAGGTTTTCAAAT ATGTGCTGGCATATACAGCTCATGTACCCTCTTTTGCTGATACTTGGGGATGGGTTATG GCTTCTGACCAACCATTCTGCCTTGATGCTGGAAAACTGGACAAGAAAATAGCAGAAAGGATTGAAGGGGAACTGTTATATCTTAATGGTGcttctttcttctcttccacCATCTTGAACAAGACCGTCGCCAAGAC GTTGAAGAATGAGAGTCATGTGTACACTGAAGATGATGCGCGGTTCATTCATGGACATGGAGTGGCATTTAGAAATTGA